From Bacillota bacterium:
CCTTGCGGGTTCCGCGCGCCCGCTTTCCTTTGCGGTTTTTTACTTGAAGCGGGTGACCGGCCTTACTTTTACCCAGGTGCTCCCCTTTGCTACAACTCACCCGGCCCGGGTCCTCGGCCTGGACTACAAGATCGGACGCCTCGCCCCGGGATACGATGCAGACCTCGCCGTTTTCACCCAAGCAGGGGTTCCCCTCCTCACCCTGAAGCAGGGAAGGGCGGTCTTCCGGTCTCCCCGGCTTGAGCTTCCCGATCTCCCTCCATAGACTCCTCTTGCGGCCTGTCCGGCTCCTCCTCTTGTGTTGCCGTTCCCCGGTAAACCCGGGGGACCCTTTCGCTGACCATGCAAACAATTTCGTAATTGATGGTGCCCAGGTGGGCAGCCAGTTCATCTGCCGTGATTTCCTCTTCCCCCTGACGGCCGAGGAGCACAACCTCGTCCCCCTGAACGACCCCGGGAATGTGGCCTACATCCACGATCAACTGGTCCATGCAGACCCGCCCGATAACCGGAGCGCGCCTGCCCCTGATCAGTACTTCACCTTTATTTGATAAAAGGCGGGAGTACCCGTCGGCATAACCGAGCGGAACCGTCGCAACCCGGGTGCGTTCTGAAGTCGTATATGTCCGGCCGTAGCTGATACTTGTTCCCGGGGGGACCTCCTTGACAAAAGCGACCCGCGCCTTCAAACTCATGACAGGGCACAATTTTACAAGGTCGCGGCGCACCGCAGGCGAAGGAAAGAGGCCGTAAAGTGTGATCCCGGGGCGGACTAAGTCCAAGTGGGTATAAGGCAAATCCAAAATTGCGGCAGAATTTGCAGAATGCCGCCAGCGAATGAATATCCCCCGTGCAACCAGTTGTTTCAATAACCACTGGAACTTGATGAACTGCTCCTCCGTATACCCTTTGTCAGGTTCGTCGGCCGTTGCAAAGTGGGTATAGATTCCCTCGATTTCAAGCCCCGGCAGGCGGGCAAGGCGGCAGATAATTTCCACCGTCTCCTTCCCGATAAGAAAACCAATCCGCCCCATCCCTGTATCAACCTTGATATGGACCCTCGCTTTTTTCCCGACCCGCTGAGCGGCAGCCGCCAGTGCAAGCCCCCCCTCCCAGGTAAAGATCGTCTGACCGATCTCCCGCGCCACAACCTCCTCCGCATCCTGCTCCGGGGTATAGCCCAAAACCACGATAGGGGCCCGAATCCCTTTTTCCCGAAGAAAAAGAGCCTCCTGGAACAGCGCAACCCCGAGCCAGGTGGCGCCGCTTTTAAGCACGGCCCTGCTCACAGGTTCCAAACCATGCCCGTATCCATTAGCCTTGACAACAGCCATGACCTGGGCACGGGGATTCGTAACCCGGCGGATCTCCCGTACATTATCCATCAGCGCGTCTAGATCGATTTCCGCCCAGGCAGGACGCTTCATGTACTATTCCCTCCGTTCTGCGACGTCATAAAGATCCTTTAAAACCAGGGGAATCTCATCCAGTAAATCACCGGCAATCATCCCCGCCATCCCTTTTTGAGCCGCAAGCCTATCAGCAGCCCAGCCCTGAATAAAAACACCGGCCTGTGCTGCCTGAACTGGTGTCATACCCTGAGCGATCAACCCCGCGATCAAACCTGTCAAAACGTCTCCCGTCCCCCCTGTAGCAAGACCGGGGTTGCCCGTTGAATTAATGTAAACACTCCCTTCGGGAACTCCGATTACCGTGCGCGTCCCTTTCAAAACCACGATAGTCCCCCACTCCCGGACTGCCCAGACAGTATTTCCAATCCGGTCCGCCTGGACCGCAGAAACGCTTAAATTGAGGAGCCGGGCCATCTCCCCAGGGTGAGGGGTAAACACCCACCGCTCCCGTTGCTCCTGGAGCACGGGGTCTTTCAGGAACTCCCTGTCCCGCGCCAGTAAATTTAAAGCATCGGCATCGAGGACCGCCGGGAGTCTCACCTTTTTTAGTAATTCCCGCAAAAATACTCCCGTATCGGGGTTCTGCCCGAGACCGGGCCCAATTGCCAGCACTGTGACGCGGCCCAGCAGTTCTTCCAGGGGTACGAGGGCTGAACGGGCAAAACCTGCCCCCCCTGCTGCTTCAGGGGCAGGACGCGCCATGGCCTCGGTCAGCTTTGCAGCCAGAACCGGGTAAAGAGGAGCGGGAACTACCGCCGTTACCAGCCCTGCCCCGCCCCGGAGGGCAGCGTTGCTCGCAAGCGCTACAGCGCCGGTATAACCCCGCGAGCCTCCTATTACCACAACGTGACCGTAATCCCCCTTGTGGTGTTGGGGCAGGCGGGGAGGCAGGGAGTTTGCTACCATCGTTTGATCTATTAAAAAGAAGCTCCCCTCATCCTCGCCCCGCAACTCGGGAGGAAAAGAAATGTCGCCGATCACAATCTCTCCCGCATAACTGGCTCCCGGTTCCAGATAAAGCCCGAGCTTTGGAAGACCCAGGGTCACGGTAAGCCGCGCCCGGATGCACTCCCCCCCAACGCGCCCGGTATCGGCCTCCAATCCGGAGGGGAGGTCAACGCTCAGTACCGGTTTTCTCGATTCGTTGATCGTTCTGATTAATGTCGCGATCGGCTCTTGAGGGACCCCCCGAAATCCGGTTCCGAACAGGGCATCGATGACTAAATCGGAACGCGCCAGGGCATCCTTTAATTCAGCTGCCTTTTCCCCGGTGAAAACCTGATACGGGATTCTCATTTCAGTCACAATCTTCAAATTGGTGGCCGCATCCCCCCGGTAAGCTTCCGGCGGGGCCGTAAGCAAGATTTCAACCCGCGCCCCCCGGTTGAACAGGTGCCGTCCTACTACTAAACCATCCCCTCCGTTATTCCCAGGGCCTGCGACAATCAGCGCCGTCCTCCCCCGGGGCCCCTCTTCCCAGAACCGGGAAAGCACGGCTGCGACAACATTGAGGCCTGCATTCTCCATCAAGATCAAGCTGGGAATCCCGTAACGCCGCGTCGCCTCTTGATCGAGCTCCCGCATTTCTGCAGCTTTGACCAACCTCATTAAAATCCCTCCTTCGCAGTTAAACCCTCAGGAGAGTCTTGCGGGCCCCCTAAGGCAAGAACAACAGCACATGCGTAATCCCTGCTGTGGGTAAGACTCACAAGCAGATTTTTAACCCCTTGCCTGGATGCAAGCCGGGCCGCTTTTTGCGCAAGGTGAATGCAAGGGGAGCCTCCCTCAAGGATGATTTCAATTTCCCGCCAGTGCATTACCTCGCCCTCCCCTGTCCCGCAAGCCTTGCGAACTGCCTCTTTAGCAGCAAAACGCGCCGCAAATGAAGCCGCAGGGTGACTTTTTCCCAGACAGTACATGATTTCCCGGGGGCTGAAGAGCCGCTCCCGCAAGCGGGGCTGCCGCGCAAGCGCTTTTTCCATCCGGTCAATTTCGATCACATCGATCCCGATTCCTTTAACCATGATCCTCCTAAAGTGTTATCCTCCCGTGAACTTTAAAAAATTCCCAAGCAACCTGGAGTTATTATATCATAAAAAACCATGCCCGTATTTCGGTTCAATTGGGGGCAATTGGGGGTCAGGCTTGAAATATTCTCTTATTCGGCAGGCAAAAAAATCCCCGTTCAAGCCCAGCGGCCCAAACGGGATCTCTTCACTCTAAAACGCAGGGTAACTCGCTCTCCTTCAAGCTTTCAGCCTGCAAGAGCTTCTGCAGTTTCCCCTAACTGGTTCTGCTCCGACTCTGTCAAGATTTTGTTCAAATCAAGCAAAATCAACAGTCTGTCATCAAGCTTTCCTACACCCCGCAAGTAGTCTGCCGTAATCCCGGCAATCACAGCCGGTGGCGGCTCAATGCTGCTCAAGGGAAGCCGGAGTACTTCAGAAACCACGTCCACAATGACACCAACCGTGTGACCGGCAATTTCTACGACAACAATCCGGGCCTCATCTGTGTAAACCGTTCCTTCCAACCCAAACCTCTTTTTCAAGTCAATTACCGGAAGGACCTTGCCCCGCAGATTAATGACACCCTCGACAAAAGCCGGGGCTTTAGGAATCTTGGTGGGGGTAGTGAGGCGGTTAATCTCCTGAACTTGGGTAATCGGTACCCCATATTCCTCGGCACCTAAACGAAAAATAACCAATTGAATTTCCCCATTTTCTTTCTCTTCCATGTTGACCCCTGTCCCAGGGCTCACCTCCCTCTTAAGCATTCTTTTACCAATTCTTCGCAAGCCAGGGTAATTCCTGCATGCCGGCTTAAATTGCGGAAATTATTTAAAATTAAAATAGTTCTTATCCCGTTTCCCAGATCTTCAGGGTAATACTCGGGCCGGCACTTTGGAATTCGAGCCTGACAGGAAAAAGGCCGTTGTTGCGGAAGCGGTAGTCAAGGGAACCGTAATATACAGTGGCATCTTTACCGGGAGGTACATAGGTAACAGGCTGGCTGTGGCGGTGCCTTTCTACGACTTCCAGACCCGCTGCCATAACAGCATTGTGAAGCAGGGTCGCCGTGCGGCAGACACCCCCGCCGGTTTCCGGTACTTTAGTGCTTCCTACAAAAATGATACCAGGAATAAACCCTCTCGTCTTAATGCGGGGACCCACGGCAGCATTAAACGAAAAGATCTCACCTGCCGCGATCACTTTACCGTTTAAATATTGACCGGCCCGGCAGGCATTAAAAAAGCTCGGACTTTTAGCCTCCAGGGCATTAAAGGTAATGGTGTAGCTCCCAAGCACAAAAGAATATTTCACTCTGACCGGCGGTCCCACCGGTGGGTAAACATTGATGCTGCTTCCGCACCACTCTACCGTCGCCCCCAGGGCTTCCGCCAGTTGCCTTAAAGGTGCGTAGGTAGTACCGTCCTTGATGTAAGGGCGGGGTTCCAGGGGCACGTCCTTTAATACCCCCTCTCGAAGCTTGAGCAGGAGGGGCTCTTGACCGTAATATTCAATCCCAACTACTTGCGTTGTTTCCTCCCAGGTAACCCTCCCGCCCAGAAAAGTAATAAACTCTCTGACAGCAATCATGGCCCTCTGGCTGTTCGGCTCTTCAAAGGCCACCAGATCGAAATTCTGTGCTACTCCCGGCACCGGCCAGGAAAAAAAGAAAACTACAAGTGCTGCCAGCCAGGATAAGGTTCGGAACAAAGTTCCCATCCCCCCTCACATATTTGACCCAACTGTTCTCATTATATGACCGGCCGGCAGCAATTGTGACCGAGCGTCTTTATTCCTGCTGGTCAAATAAGTGAAGGTTTCGCCTTGCAGCGCATTCTCTGCTGCCACCCGGAAATACTAAAAAAACGAAGCATGAAAGGATGAGAACTATATGGTTCATAAAAATACTGGTACTGACGATGAATTGCGGCAGCACATCCGGTCGCTGCTGAAACAGGATAAAGACCTGCGGGGTTACGGACTGAATGCTGGTGTAGTAGAAGGCGAAGTCCAGCTTCAGGGGATTGTGGAGACGTTAAGCGAAAAAAAGCGGGCGGAGGAGCTTGTGCGGCAAGTTCCCGGGGTAAAAGGAGTGGTCAACGCCTTGACCATCAGCACCGATGGTGCTATCAGCGGCCGGGATGTAACCATGGAGGTCCAGGAAGAGTTGGAGTTGGAGCCAAACGTTGATTTGCGCCATATCGGTGCCGAAAGCGTTGGCGGCCACGGAGCGGTTGTCCTTAAAGGACGGACAGAGAATCCTGCTGAATTAGATGCCGCCCGCGAGGCCGCGTCCAAAGCGCGGGGCGTGACTAAAGTAATCAACCAGGTTAAGCTCGGGCCCCGCAAGAAGGAACTAACCCTGGAAGATCTTTTTCACAGCCAGGTTAACAACGATAGAGAAGAATAAATAGAAACAGCTTGAATTCGAGCTACGGCGAGGCACACTATTTCACGCTATGGACCGGTGGAACTGCCTGATGGCAACGGCCGTTGAAACAGCCGCCAGAAGTGTCAGGGCAACCAGCCCCACCCAGAGATCCTGCCAGATCCATCCCTTCATAGCAACGGTACGCATCGGGGCCACCGCGTATGACAACGGGTTTACATCGGCGATGCGCCGCAGCCACACCGGCATTGCCTGGGTCGGGAACATGGCGTTGCTGGTAAACATGAGGGGCAAGGTCAGGAAGTTCATGATGGCATGCAGGGCCTCGATGGACTTGAGCATAGAGGCAAGGGAGAGGGAAATACCCCCCATGATCACTCCGAACAGGCTCGCAAGGAGAAGCATGAACAGCACACCGGGCAGCCCCGTGACGATGTGCACCCCCAGGATCAGGGCAATCACCACGATAATGATCACCTGGGACCAGCTCTGCACCATCAACGACAGCAATTTTCCGAGAGGGATGGCCGCCCGGTAGATGGGCGCCGTCAGCATCTTGTTCAGAAAACCCAGCCGCCGGTCCCAGAGCACCGAAGTTCCGCCGAATACCCCGCCGAACAGGGCGGTCATGATCATCACGCCGGGAACCATGAAATCCAGGTAGTTTCCTGTGCCAAGCATGCGTGCGGCAACGGGGTTGCGGGTCAGACCGGACATGGCGTTCCCCATCAGCACCAGCCAGACCACCGGCTGTACCACGGCCATGACCAGGCGCGACCTCTGCAGGAAGAACCGCTTCATTTCCCGCCAGAACACCCAGTAAACATCGGAAAGCAACCTGCCCGTGTTCATCCGCGCGCCCTCCTCATAATCATCCGGGACCGCATGGCCTCGTCCCGGCTCCCGCCGTTCTCCCGCATCTCCCGCCCGGTGTAATGCAGGAAGACGTCATCCAGGGAGGGCCGCTTGTGGGTAATCGCACCGATGTGGGCGGGCATGCCTGCTATCGCCTCGAAAATGCGCGGCACCGCGGTTTCCCCGTTGGTCACCACCGCCACGTAACCTCTCTCCCCCGCTTCCCTGACCCCGGTGACAAAATCCTGCCGGCGGATGGTCTCAACCGCGGCCGCTATCTCCTCTTCCGTGCCGGTGGTAAAGCGGAATTCTACGAGCTCGTCCCCGAGGGCGCTCTTCAGCCTGGAGGGGGCATCCATGACCTTGATCCGGCCGTAGTCGATAATGGCGATGCGATCGCACAGGGCGTCCGCCTCATCCATGTAGTGGGTGGTGAGGAAGATGGTCATTTTGATGTCCTCCCTCAGGTGGTTGATGTACTGCCAGATCTCCCGCCTCGTCTGGATGTCCAGTCCGAGGGTCGGTTCGTCCAGGAAGAGCAGGCGCGGCCGGTGAATGAGGCCGCATGCGATGTCAAGCCGTTTGCGCATTCCTCCGGAGTAAGTCTCCACCAGGTCCTTCGCCCTGCCGGACAGTTCAACCATCTCAAGCACCTCTGCGATCCGCCGTTCCGCCTCCGCCCGGGGAATGTGGTAAAAACCCGCCTGCAGCCTCAGGTTTTCGTACCCCGTGAGGTTGTCGTCAACCGCCAGGTCCTGGGATACGTAACCAATCGCCAGGCGTACTTGGTAGGCCTGTCGGGTGATGCTCATCCCCGCCACTCTGGCACTGCCGCTGGTGGGTTTCATCAGCGTCGTCAGCATGGCAATGGTGGTAGACTTGCCCGCTCCATTGGGTCCAAGGAAACCGAAGATCTCCCCCTCTTCGACTGTAAAGGTCACACCGTCTACGGCGGTCACCCCGCCAGGAAAGGTCTTGGTAAGCCCCTCTGCTTCAATCATCGCACTCATAGTGTTCCCCCTGCAACTTAAACAAGATCATTTTTAATTCTGACCAATATAACATAACATCCCGGACGCAAAACTTCAATTGGCCACTACACTTATTTTACAGCTATCTACACTTATTTACAGCTACCTACCTCATTTAGAAAAAGACCATGTTCAGAATTGATATGAAAATAGATACGGCAAAGGCCAGCCAGAACCCGGGGATCTGCAGGCCTTTGAGCAGGGCTCCGGTCAGCATCACCATCCAGGTGTTAATTACCAGGGTAAAGAGGCCGAAGGTCAGGATATTGAGGGGCAGGGTTAGCAGCATGATCAGCGGACGGATCAACAGGTTCACGATACCGAGCACAACCCCGGCCCAGAGAACGGTTGCCGGGGTGTCGAACTTTATTGCGGGGAAAAAGAGAGCAGCAGCATAAAACCCCACCATGTTCATAATAAATTTCAACAGCATCATTCGCATCGGAATACCTCCTGAAACGCCCCGCGCCTAAATGCGGCGTATTTTTTGCAGTTTACGGCTGCTTGACCTCATACTTTTCCAGTGCGGACGTCACCCGCGTATCACCTGATACAAACTCCCTTTTAACCAATCCCACCCCATTCTTGAAGTATTCAAATATAACATCATACTTGCCGGTTGTTTTCACCTTGATGCAGTCAGTAAAGATCCCGGCAGGGGTGGCTACGACCGCGTCAACGTCAATTATTTCACTTTCTCTATGAGGCAGACTCCACGTCGTGCCCTCCTTTAGAGGGGCTTTCAGGATTACAGCACGCTCCTCCTGCTCGTTGTCCAGCATATTCACGGGTTCGTAAGATTCTTCCCGGTTAATGATGCGCACTACGGCATCATCCGTTGTTTCAAAAACTACGGCAGAAACTGTCCCGCCGTTGCTCTCTCTGATCTGGGCGCGATTACCTTCCGCAAAAAGCACCTCCCTGGTAAAGGAAGCGTACTCGTTGCCGGTACCAGCATATTCCCAGGTGCTTCCCGTGGTCAAGGGAAAGTAGTCACCCGGTTTTGGGGCTGGCGCTTGCCTCGCGCCGGTTGTTCCGTTTGAATGTCTTTCAGGTGCGGTTTTTTCCTGCTGAACCAAAGTGCATCCTGCGATCAGTACGGACAGCAGAATTACAAAGATCACAAATAAAGGGGTTCTGTTCATCGTTGGTTCCTCCTCAATTATCCAGGTTATGATTTTTAAAAATGTTTCAAACTAATAGCAGGAGGTGATCTCTTTGTTCAGGGAAGGTACATTCGAAGTCGCTCTTAAGAGTTCGATATTCGAACCAACAGAATTCGACATTGCCGACAAGGAAGTGGTGGAAGAGGCATCCCAGGACTACCTGCGGCTCCCGGAAGTTAACCGGTAAGGAAAATGGGAACCACCGGCGCAAGCCCACGGCGGTTAAAGCTGATGGGCTTTTTTATCATACGAGAAAATCCTCAAGAGGGAGACCTATTCAATACTAACATACATTCTACCAGAAGCCCCTGTATCCCTCCACCAACGGAGTATAAAATGATCCAGCCTTCGAAAAAAAAGATGGCGAAAAACAGGATTTCTGCCCGGGAGCAGAAAAATATACTGATGCTCGGAGATATTATGCAGGGGTCAAGGCCATCATCCCGATACACGATGCCTGTACCTGAAACTATACGGAATGTGTCAAGTAAGGAGGGAAGATTACTTATGAAGAGGTTCGCCTTCATCGCGGACATTCACGGAAACCACCTGGCCCTGCAGGCGGTCCTTGACGATATCAAGACACAAGCGGTCGACAAGGTTTTCTGCCTGGGGGACCTGGTGGGGTATGCTCCTTTTCCCAACGAGGTTATCGAGATGATCCGCAGGGAAAGGATTCCAACCGTAATGGGAAACTACGACGACGGGGTTGGATTTGACCGTTTGGCATGCGGCTGCGATTTTCCGGACGAAGAGGCCCGCCGGGCCGGAGAGCAATCTCTTGCCTGGACGAAAGCGCACACAAGTGAAGACAACAAGGCCTTTTTGCGTGGCTTGCCGAAAGAGATTTGGATCGAGGTCGGCGATAAAAAAATACAAATGGTGCACGGCAGTCCCCGGGCCCTGAACGAATATCTCTACGAGAACGCGCCCGAGGCCCTGTTAAGCGAGATCTTTAACTGCACTCAGGCGGACGTCCTGGTTGTTGGCCACACCCATAAGCCTTTCCACCGCATCCTCGAGGGGCGCCACCTGATCAATGCCGGCAGCGTCGGGAGGCCGAAGCACGGGGACCCCAAAGCAACTTACTGTATTTTAACCATCGACAGTGAAATCGGGGTGGAGTTCCCGAAAGTCCCATACGATTCGGATACACTGGTAGAAGCGATCCTGGCTGCGGGTCTACCGGAGGAATTCGCCAGGCTGGTGATGACCGGGAAAGAATAGGTTTCTTTCCCTCGCTCACCTTGTCGCCTTGATAAAGGCGCTGGCGAAGGCCCCGTCAACCAGATCCAAGTCAGCAGGATTGACTTTTGTTTTGCCCCCGAACATTGACTCAACTACGCTTTTAGTGTATACGTGCTCAGGGCGTACCTCAACGTCGCGGAAACCTACCTTCGAAAGAAGCCGCCTGTAAACATCGATGTCCAATGCCCCTGCAATACAGCCAACCCACATCTCCGCCATCCGTCTGATGGTTTCGGGAACTTCCTTGAGGGAAACGATGTCGGCAATGGCCACCCTACCACCCGGCTTGAGAACCTGCCTCCTTAACAGCATTTATCTGTCATCGCCCTCAATAATATTCCCAGGCTTTCAAGCACTTGTGCCCGCTTGGTCTCGGGGATGTTATTATAGACGCCTTGGAAGTAGTCCGACATCCTCGATTCAATGCTGGAAAAAACTTTTCTTCCTGCTTCGGTTAACTCAATTCTCACGTACCTCCTGTCTTCGGGTTCAAGCTCCCGCGTAACAAAACCCTGTTCCACCAGATTGTTCACCGTCCTGCTCATGGTGCTCTTGTCAAGACCCAGCAGGTCTGCCAGTTCGTTGACGGAAACAGAACCCGCCCTCCCTATTTCAACCAGCGCATGGCACTGGCTGAAAGTAACCCCGCAGCACGACGCCTCAACTTTGTCCAAAAAGCCGAGTTTTCTGGTCAACAGCCGGATGCTTTCCCGGAGACGCTCTATATCTGTTCGGTCCAATATTTGATCACCACCTCTGATTTATATTGTACA
This genomic window contains:
- the alr gene encoding alanine racemase — encoded protein: MKRPAWAEIDLDALMDNVREIRRVTNPRAQVMAVVKANGYGHGLEPVSRAVLKSGATWLGVALFQEALFLREKGIRAPIVVLGYTPEQDAEEVVAREIGQTIFTWEGGLALAAAAQRVGKKARVHIKVDTGMGRIGFLIGKETVEIICRLARLPGLEIEGIYTHFATADEPDKGYTEEQFIKFQWLLKQLVARGIFIRWRHSANSAAILDLPYTHLDLVRPGITLYGLFPSPAVRRDLVKLCPVMSLKARVAFVKEVPPGTSISYGRTYTTSERTRVATVPLGYADGYSRLLSNKGEVLIRGRRAPVIGRVCMDQLIVDVGHIPGVVQGDEVVLLGRQGEEEITADELAAHLGTINYEIVCMVSERVPRVYRGTATQEEEPDRPQEESMEGDREAQAGETGRPPFPASG
- a CDS encoding ATP-binding cassette domain-containing protein; translated protein: MSAMIEAEGLTKTFPGGVTAVDGVTFTVEEGEIFGFLGPNGAGKSTTIAMLTTLMKPTSGSARVAGMSITRQAYQVRLAIGYVSQDLAVDDNLTGYENLRLQAGFYHIPRAEAERRIAEVLEMVELSGRAKDLVETYSGGMRKRLDIACGLIHRPRLLFLDEPTLGLDIQTRREIWQYINHLREDIKMTIFLTTHYMDEADALCDRIAIIDYGRIKVMDAPSRLKSALGDELVEFRFTTGTEEEIAAAVETIRRQDFVTGVREAGERGYVAVVTNGETAVPRIFEAIAGMPAHIGAITHKRPSLDDVFLHYTGREMRENGGSRDEAMRSRMIMRRARG
- a CDS encoding ABC transporter permease; the encoded protein is MNTGRLLSDVYWVFWREMKRFFLQRSRLVMAVVQPVVWLVLMGNAMSGLTRNPVAARMLGTGNYLDFMVPGVMIMTALFGGVFGGTSVLWDRRLGFLNKMLTAPIYRAAIPLGKLLSLMVQSWSQVIIIVVIALILGVHIVTGLPGVLFMLLLASLFGVIMGGISLSLASMLKSIEALHAIMNFLTLPLMFTSNAMFPTQAMPVWLRRIADVNPLSYAVAPMRTVAMKGWIWQDLWVGLVALTLLAAVSTAVAIRQFHRSIA
- a CDS encoding VanW family protein, with protein sequence MFRTLSWLAALVVFFFSWPVPGVAQNFDLVAFEEPNSQRAMIAVREFITFLGGRVTWEETTQVVGIEYYGQEPLLLKLREGVLKDVPLEPRPYIKDGTTYAPLRQLAEALGATVEWCGSSINVYPPVGPPVRVKYSFVLGSYTITFNALEAKSPSFFNACRAGQYLNGKVIAAGEIFSFNAAVGPRIKTRGFIPGIIFVGSTKVPETGGGVCRTATLLHNAVMAAGLEVVERHRHSQPVTYVPPGKDATVYYGSLDYRFRNNGLFPVRLEFQSAGPSITLKIWETG
- a CDS encoding holo-ACP synthase codes for the protein MVKGIGIDVIEIDRMEKALARQPRLRERLFSPREIMYCLGKSHPAASFAARFAAKEAVRKACGTGEGEVMHWREIEIILEGGSPCIHLAQKAARLASRQGVKNLLVSLTHSRDYACAVVLALGGPQDSPEGLTAKEGF
- a CDS encoding NAD(P)H-hydrate dehydratase, producing MRLVKAAEMRELDQEATRRYGIPSLILMENAGLNVVAAVLSRFWEEGPRGRTALIVAGPGNNGGDGLVVGRHLFNRGARVEILLTAPPEAYRGDAATNLKIVTEMRIPYQVFTGEKAAELKDALARSDLVIDALFGTGFRGVPQEPIATLIRTINESRKPVLSVDLPSGLEADTGRVGGECIRARLTVTLGLPKLGLYLEPGASYAGEIVIGDISFPPELRGEDEGSFFLIDQTMVANSLPPRLPQHHKGDYGHVVVIGGSRGYTGAVALASNAALRGGAGLVTAVVPAPLYPVLAAKLTEAMARPAPEAAGGAGFARSALVPLEELLGRVTVLAIGPGLGQNPDTGVFLRELLKKVRLPAVLDADALNLLARDREFLKDPVLQEQRERWVFTPHPGEMARLLNLSVSAVQADRIGNTVWAVREWGTIVVLKGTRTVIGVPEGSVYINSTGNPGLATGGTGDVLTGLIAGLIAQGMTPVQAAQAGVFIQGWAADRLAAQKGMAGMIAGDLLDEIPLVLKDLYDVAERRE
- a CDS encoding metallophosphoesterase family protein, with the translated sequence MKRFAFIADIHGNHLALQAVLDDIKTQAVDKVFCLGDLVGYAPFPNEVIEMIRRERIPTVMGNYDDGVGFDRLACGCDFPDEEARRAGEQSLAWTKAHTSEDNKAFLRGLPKEIWIEVGDKKIQMVHGSPRALNEYLYENAPEALLSEIFNCTQADVLVVGHTHKPFHRILEGRHLINAGSVGRPKHGDPKATYCILTIDSEIGVEFPKVPYDSDTLVEAILAAGLPEEFARLVMTGKE
- a CDS encoding chemotaxis protein CheW, whose product is MEEKENGEIQLVIFRLGAEEYGVPITQVQEINRLTTPTKIPKAPAFVEGVINLRGKVLPVIDLKKRFGLEGTVYTDEARIVVVEIAGHTVGVIVDVVSEVLRLPLSSIEPPPAVIAGITADYLRGVGKLDDRLLILLDLNKILTESEQNQLGETAEALAG
- a CDS encoding MarR family transcriptional regulator, giving the protein MDRTDIERLRESIRLLTRKLGFLDKVEASCCGVTFSQCHALVEIGRAGSVSVNELADLLGLDKSTMSRTVNNLVEQGFVTRELEPEDRRYVRIELTEAGRKVFSSIESRMSDYFQGVYNNIPETKRAQVLESLGILLRAMTDKCC
- a CDS encoding phage holin family protein yields the protein MRMMLLKFIMNMVGFYAAALFFPAIKFDTPATVLWAGVVLGIVNLLIRPLIMLLTLPLNILTFGLFTLVINTWMVMLTGALLKGLQIPGFWLAFAVSIFISILNMVFF
- a CDS encoding BON domain-containing protein is translated as MVHKNTGTDDELRQHIRSLLKQDKDLRGYGLNAGVVEGEVQLQGIVETLSEKKRAEELVRQVPGVKGVVNALTISTDGAISGRDVTMEVQEELELEPNVDLRHIGAESVGGHGAVVLKGRTENPAELDAAREAASKARGVTKVINQVKLGPRKKELTLEDLFHSQVNNDREE